A single region of the Triticum dicoccoides isolate Atlit2015 ecotype Zavitan chromosome 2B, WEW_v2.0, whole genome shotgun sequence genome encodes:
- the LOC119368807 gene encoding cytochrome P450 89A2-like encodes MEAAVAYLLLLPLATCAVLLPLLLLLLPALRPSKASRLPLPPSPPAVPVLGPLLWLWRARSCLEPAIRDLHRCHGPVLTLGFLSPRPAIFVSGRRVAHRALVQRGHAFASRPPAIAPFLVLTSAQRTVSSAPYGPLWRSLRRNLTSGVLHPARVARLFAPARRWALGILSSDLENELSRSEGGVVTAVECLQFSMFSLLTYMCFGSRLPAGPVRKIEAVQRELFSSYIGFQVFAFCPALTTRLFRRRWRKVLSIRSKQEELFLPLIRARRERRLLTANGDDGSLAYCYVDTLLAHRLPKEEEDGGDRALTDGEMVSLCTEFLTASVDTTVTALQWILANLVRQPEIQARLRDEIDAAMTNDHQDAVAEEDLSSMHYLKAVVLEGLRRHPPAHFLLSHAAVTEASLDGLRVPAATSVNFSVADVSLDEEVWSRPEEFRPERFLEGGEGYGVDLTGSREIRMMPFGAGRRICPGLGLAMLHLEFFVANLVRRFEWSAAEDGGGVDLAERPEFTVTMERPLRARVAPRRPRLVRPV; translated from the coding sequence ATGGAGGCCGCCGTCGCGTACCTCCTCctgctcccgctcgccacctgcgccgtgctgctccccctcctcctgctgctgctcccgGCCCTTCGGCCGTCCAAGGCCAGCCGCCTCCCGCTGCCGCCGTCCCCGCCGGCCGTCCCGGTGCTCGGCCCGCTGCTCTGGCTCTGGCGCGCGCGCTCCTGCCTCGAGCCGGCCATCCGCGACCTGCACCGCTGCCACGGGCCCGTGCTCACCCTCGGCTTCCTCTCCCCGCGACCGGCTATCTTCGTCTCCGGACGCCGCGTCGCCCACCGCGCGCTCGTCCAGCGCGGGCACGCCTTCGCCAGCCGCCCGCCCGCCATCGCGCCCTTCCTCGTCCTCACCTCCGCCCAGCGCACCGTCAGCTCCGCGCCATACGGCCCGCTCTGGCGCTCTCTCAGGCGGAACCTCACCTCCGGCGTCCTCCACCCCGCGCGCGTCGCGCGCCTTTTCGCGCCGGCGCGGCGGTGGGCGCTCGGGATCCTCTCCTCCGACCTCGAGAACGAGTTGTCCCGGAGCgagggcggcgtggtgaccgccgtcgAGTGCCTCCAGTTCTCCATGTTCTCGCTGCTCACGTACATGTGCTTCGGGAGCAGACTGCCGGCCGGCCCCGTACGGAAGATCGAGGCCGTGCAGAGGGAGCTCTTCTCCTCCTACATCGGCTTCCAGGTCTTCGCCTTCTGCCCGGCGCTCACCACGAGGCTgtttcggcggcggtggcggaaggTGCTGTCCATCCGCAGTAAGCAGGAGGAGCTGTTCCTGCCACTGATCAGAGCAAGAAGAGAACGGAGGCTGCTGACGGCTAACGGCGACGACGGCAGCCTAGCGTACTGCTACGTCGACACGCtcctcgcgcaccggctccccaaggAGGAAGAGGATGGCGGCGACCGCGCGCTCACAGACGGCGAGATGGTGAGCCTCTGCACGGAGTTCCTCACCGCTAGTGTCGACACCACGGTGACCGCGCTGCAGTGGATCTTGGCGAACCTGGTCCGGCAGCCGGAGATCCAGGCGAGGCTCCGGGATGAGATCGACGCGGCGATGACCAACGACCACCAGGACGCCGTCGCGGAGGAGGACCTGTCGAGCATGCACTACCTGAAGGCGGTGGTCCTGGAGGGGCTGCGGCGGCACCCGCCGGCGCACTTCCTGCTGTCGCACGCGGCCGTAACGGAGGCGTCGCTAGACGGGCTCCGCGTGCCGGCGGCCACGTCGGTGAACTTTTCGGTGGCGGACGTGTCACTGGACGAGGAGGTGTGGAGCCGGCCAGAGGAGTTCAGGCCGGAGCGATTCCTGGAGGGCGGGGAGGGCTACGGGGTGGACCTGACGGGAAGCCGTGAGATCAGGATGATGCCGTTCGGGGCCGGCCGGAGGATCTGCCCCGGCCTCGGGCTGGCGATGCTGCACCTCGAGTTCTTCGTGGCCAACCTGGTGAGGCGGTTCGAGTGGTCTGCGGCGGAGGATGGCGGCGGCGTCGACCTCGCCGAGAGGCCGGAGTTCACGGTGACCATGGAGCGGCCGCTGCGCGCGCGCGTGGCGCCCAGACGCCCCCGCCTAGTTCGCCCAGTCTGA